The DNA window ATATTCTGAATCTTTCTTCAGGGGATGGAGGGAGCCCCTTCCCTGCAGTGCTCAGCACCCAGTCTTACTGCAAGCCAGATCAGAACTTCAGGCCATGGTGGGCCAGGTCGTCCCGGGCTTCCCGGATCTGTGCCTGTAGCTCCAGCGAGGCTTCTTCGCAGTCATTAAAAGTGGCTACCCGGTATCCAACAACAGCCAGTGAGTAGCAGCCAAACACCACCAGCAAATAGGTAGGCAGTGGCCAAAGGACTTGGTACCAGGGCGGGGGCAATGGACTGAGTCCCAAAAGGTCCAGTGTGAGAGTTGCCCAGACAACACCGAGGAGGCCCAGGCTCCAGAGCCACTGCAAGAGTTTTGTCATTGCGGTGTGAGTCAAGCCTgtggaaagaaagagagtgagTGACTGATGCCACAGTGGATTCCCAAATCAAGCTAATGGTCAGTCTAGCCATCGTGCATCTCCTGATCATGCCTGATTTCATTTGATT is part of the Sceloporus undulatus isolate JIND9_A2432 ecotype Alabama unplaced genomic scaffold, SceUnd_v1.1 scaffold_14635, whole genome shotgun sequence genome and encodes:
- the LOC121918511 gene encoding dolichol-phosphate mannosyltransferase subunit 3-like encodes the protein MTKLLQWLWSLGLLGVVWATLTLDLLGLSPLPPPWYQVLWPLPTYLLVVFGCYSLAVVGYRVATFNDCEEASLELQAQIREARDDLAHHGLKF